The genomic DNA CCTCGGCGTGCGGATATTTTCCGGTATCAGCCGTTGCTGGCGGTCAGTTCGTCGCGCCGACGGTCATTTCGTCCGGAGTGTCGTTCAGTCGCACGAAGCTGTAGCCCTTCGCCTTGAGGTCGAGGATGCCGCGGGCAACGCCGGCGCCGGCGGAATGGGTCGGTTGGTTGATATGGGCGATGATGACGTCGCCGTCCTTGGCGGCGCGAATGCGCTTCTCCGCCATCGCCGCACCCAGCAGCGAGCCACCATCACCGTTCACCGAGTAGCCGGCGATGCGGTAGCCCATGGCGCGGATCTGGCTCATCGACGAATGGGTGTATTTGGCCGTCGCGCCGCGAAACCACTTCGGCGCCGGCAGGCCATGCGCCTTGATTGCGACAGCACCGCCATCGACTTCGGCGGCGACTGCCGCCTCGGAGCCGGCTGCCGCGATGCCATAGACGGAAATCTTCACGTCGATCGGCGGCACGTGCATGGCGCCGTGGTCCTCGATCTCGAATAGATCCGGATGCGCCTTCATCACCTCGACGACGAGGCCGTTGCGCTTCAGCCAGCGCGCGGTGACGAAGATCGTGGCGGGGATGCGGTTTTCGATCAGTGTGCCGAGGATGCGCATGTCGGTGGCGCCGCTGCAGGCGTCAAGCGTCAGCGCCACCCGCGGCGCTCCGCCCTTTCCCTCGGGATTGGCGGGCAGACGCAGATCCGGCTCGACGAGCCCGGGCGCGGCGATGGCCGAATGGGCGAGCGTGGTGGCGGCAACAAGCGCGAGAACGAAGGCTTTCATGGCAATCCGAGGAAGAAAAATCTGGGAAGGAATGTCAAACGACAGAAACCCGCCTTTTGCGAGGCGGGTTTCCTGCTCTTATCCGGGCAGTCCTGCCCGAAGCTTGATCCGCGCAGCGCCAATCATTTTGGCGCTGCGCGCGCCTTGTTAGCGCTGCGCGAAGCCCTGTTAGCGCTGTGCGACCGGGCGAACCAGCGGGGTCACACGGCGAATGGTGACGCGACGGTTCTGCTGT from Ensifer adhaerens includes the following:
- a CDS encoding polysaccharide deacetylase family protein, which gives rise to MKAFVLALVAATTLAHSAIAAPGLVEPDLRLPANPEGKGGAPRVALTLDACSGATDMRILGTLIENRIPATIFVTARWLKRNGLVVEVMKAHPDLFEIEDHGAMHVPPIDVKISVYGIAAAGSEAAVAAEVDGGAVAIKAHGLPAPKWFRGATAKYTHSSMSQIRAMGYRIAGYSVNGDGGSLLGAAMAEKRIRAAKDGDVIIAHINQPTHSAGAGVARGILDLKAKGYSFVRLNDTPDEMTVGATN